AAAGTAAATCCCCCAAAGCAGCGCAGCGGTGGCCAGGTAAAACAGGATGTAGCGGAATCTTCTCTGCATCTGCGGGAAGCAACGTTCCCTGCATGCCTCCTCTAGTATGGGCGAGTCAAACTTGGGGTCCCAGCACTGCGCCGCGGACCTTTCGAACAGCTGTGGCACTCTCCTCGGACTGCTCAGGTGAGTCTTAATAGCCCTAGGAACACCCAACTCCCCTGAGCTGCAGCTTGAGGAGATACTATATTTGCAGGGTTTGGAGGAGCCCATGTCGCCAGGGTCAACCTCTTGGTCTGGACCCACCTGTTGATTGCGGCTGTCAGTTATCCGCACAGTAACAGCTCCCCCTTCACTATCACACCTAACCTCCGTCTCGTGTAGTGGCTGGTGCTGCTCTGGCAATGCCATGGCAATGAGACAACAATTGACTTTTAATTATCACATATCACCTACTGCTGACAATACAGAGGAAGCGGCACTTGAACATGGATTCTTGAGAGTACGAAAAACACAGTTTGTATTTGAAAAGAGTCCAGCCGGAACGAAATTCCAAGTGCATTCACTATGAGGATGGACCTTCTTGGACTCTTGAGCAGTTCCTTATCCGTGCTGGGATTACGTCAGCACTCGGATTCCATTATATTCTATGGCTCAGGGGCGCGTGAACGCGCATGTGTGTACTTTTGCTCCGAGAGACTGACGCACTGCCATCCACTCGAGCCTCCTTTTTTGAGCACATCGTTTTTAAATCGCATTCAATACAACAAGAGCAAGTAAGTATCGTTTTAAAAGTGGGATGTTGGTTCACATTGAAACGGTTTtcaaattagtttttttaatcCAGTCCCTCAAACACCCTCTCCAATGCTCGACAATGTTTGAATTTACTTTCCATTTCCAGATTACATGCAAAGGTaatacaagtttatatctcatatttCCAATTGCCAGATTTTACACATTTCTTGTACTCGGTTTCGGGCTGTCAGTTTTAAGTCAGCAAATAACAAACTTAACGGTTGCTATTTGACGAATGAGTTAAAAGGCGCCAATTTCTGtgagaaaactttttttaaaacgcGCCGCTTTTCACTTTATagtgtcaaaaaaaaaagaaaattgattCAAAAATCTCTAACTTATGTTCTGACATCACGAAGAAGCAAGAATCGTCCTATATCTCCCGTAAACGGAGAAAAATAAACGTCTGGTGGTAAGACATTAAAGCTGTCCGTCTTTTTTCCGTCAAAACTCGGTGCAGATCCTGTTACTGCCCCACTTCTGCCCCTGTCGAGGGTCAGAAGACGGCCTATTCCCATGGAGGAGCCCCGTCCTTTCCTGAACACAAACTCCGGATGTCAACCGTTAATATTCCAGCTTTCAAAGCGCATTAAAATACGTCCAAGCTCAGGATGACGTCGTGACAACTTCAAATGACATCAGCGGTTCGCGTGAGAGCGCAACGCCGCGGTGCATATCTGCCAACTCCAGAAGACGAATAATACTTATGATTTCAACTTCCAAGAAGAGGAAAACACAGATGACATCGAGGCACTCTGTCAAGTCAGAAAGAGTGCTTAGGGAAAGTTTGCTCTTGTTTGTGTGCAATCCCTTTTAACCAGTTACTTGGAGGTAATCTCAAATAATTTCAATGCAAAGTGTTCAAAATGAAGACGAAAGTTTTTTCCCCCAGGCCTCAAGTCGTTTGATCGGGCTGGCAGCTCAGCACTCGTGGAGTTCAGACCAAGAATGAGATCTCACATCCCATTGCTTAAAATCCCACGCCAATGCTCCAACATTATCAGTCTCTTTAATCCTCACTTTGTCTGTTTAGCATTCCTCCAAAACTCCGTTCAAGTCCGTTTTCGTAGGCAAGCTCATGCCAGCCGAACGCACCGCTGCTGTGTCGCGTTGCGTCCTCTTCCGTTCGCTCTCGGTTCTCCTCCCCGTCTGCACGAGCCTGTTGAAGGGAACGGCGTTGTCGTGGGAGCCGAACAGCCTCAGGAAGGAGTTGAACACCGCTGGTTGGCGCTTACCCGGGCGCTGCGTTCACGAGCTCCACCACCATGTTCTGAGCACACTCGGAAAAGATGGTTGTGGGCGTGCGGTGGGGTGGACAACTTAACTACAGTGTTGAAATACAGGGGAGGGGGCGAGTCGCGAGGGAGCGCGCACGCAGGGCTCTTTAACGGCGGCGCGCACGCACGAGAACTCTTCATACTCAAATTTGGCTGCTCTCTTGGCATGAAGCCCATGTGGAGTCATAAAAAGAACAGGTACGTTGAGTATAATTATGACAGTATCTATTCTCACTGCCTAGATTAGCTGGAACCTGATTTTGACCTGTTCCTTGAGCAATTCATAATTGTCGCTGTGGTAAACAAGTATGAGTAAAGAAAGATTATATTTTACAggttttttttagagtgtactaaCATTTCAACACGTATGtaactgtttttattattattattttgattgtgTCAAATctgagggcagtaatacacttagcagtgtctacaatgctggaattcaaatagagaagaagaagagagctagttcaagacgagcatctatggttaaaacatgtaatttttaattttttttttagaaaatgagcgatggtttctctagataagacccttattcctcgtctggggtcgtgtagaacgctttgaagctgcaatgaaactaattttgaccttcagccgtttggaggccattgaagtccactatatggagaaaaatcctggaatgttttcatcaaaaaccttaatttcttttcgactgaagaaagaaagacatgaacatcttggatgacaagggggtgagtaaattaccaggaaattttaatttgaaagtgaactaatcctttaaaaacaacccaagttgggttgaaaatggacaaacccagcaattgggttgtttcaacccagcgattgggctgttttaacccaacgtttgggttaaatgtttgcccaacctgctgggtagtttcaTTTAActcaattattgtttaaaattactgcattgcttgcttaaaatgaacccaaagtatgttggaaattaacatttattaatatgtttaatgaataataattaaacaataaacatttattacattgcttattaataaatgttcactttttgactattattgttgcctctagtaattgtgttttttttcatttccaacttattttgggttcattttaagccatcaatatagtaatttttaatcaatagttgggttaaataaagctgcccagcatgttgggcaaacatttaacccaaccgctgggtttgtccgttttcaacccaacttgggttgtttttaacccagcattttttaaagtgctactgttttattgttccaaactctaaaatattttattgaatcaaaatgtctatttgtaagtgcaAATTGTGTCCAATtatatttaaagaaaatcaTTATCCAGTAATTACGAAAGATTGTTGAAGTTgtctatcaaaaaaaaaaagttttcttcaGGGTTATTCTTAATCTGTAGTATTTATAATTCACTTTACTTAAAAACAATAGTAATATGAACGGTATGTTCCCATTTAGTAAAAttgagtgtgtgtctgtatgtTCACCTAGGAACATACCTGAGATTCTGGGTGTGTCTTGACCTTTGATCCATCAGATAAGTTACAACCAAGTGATAATCATCCCGCACTTCCTGTGTCAGACATTAATCATGTCCAGTTTCTGAGACGTGCTGTGTCGTGTCAGATGGGAAAGTTTATGACACGAGTGTGTTCAGGAATTTGACCAACACTAGCCTGTGGACTCGTCATGCATGTACAGCTTTTATTTCTTGGTGGTCACTTCTGGTCTCTTGCTCAGAAAACAGCTGCAGATTGTTAAACACACAATAATATAACTAGCAGCACAGTATTTAGTGCAAATCTCAATTAAACTCTTATCAATTGTATACTCAGGCAGGCTACAATTTTATTGCAGATATTTCAACATTCACAATTCTAACCCTTTTATTGGAATCATAAATACttgcttttgtgtgtgtaaatgttttACACAAATTGCCTGcttgaaattttatttttatatagatGAATGTATAGCTTGCTGCAAAACAGTACTTTTTATAAAACCAAAGGTTCCTGCATTGAACTGTGatcaatatttttattgcagtttaATGACATGCTACGCCATCTAGTGGGCATTTGGGGTCCTCTCATGAACTACAATTTGAAGATGATCAATTGAAGCTGCAAAATCATTATCATTTGTCTCACAATTCACCCACTTATTTAGGTATTTTATTGACTTAAATATTAATCTTAAAGTTTAATTTCAATATTGTGTAAATCAatagccacaaaaaaaaaacaattcaatgTCACCACAGTATTAACATGCAGTAATGCGAGCAAACACAACATGTAATAGAATTTCTCTTCTCATTTACCAACAACTCATACACCAGTGAATTGTACAAAGGAAAATGATCAGTATTTACAAGTGAAACTGAAGAAATGCAGTCAAGATAAACTTTCTACCACATGTAGCATATTCACACTTTTAAAACGACATTCAAAccagaaataaataatattatgacGTTATTTATTCTGAACATAGTATAAATAAGTAAAACATTGTTTTGCAAACTGATTAAATTAGAGCAAGGAAGAAAAAGAATATCAGAAAGACTATACTGATTCCCTGATTTAAGCCTCTGTacatgggtcattgacgaataaggtttttaaaagtgtaaaaaaattaattttgaagttttattaagtgttaacaataagattgtttatatatatgtatatgtatgtatatgtatgtatgtataaattaaaactgcttttgtcattttttacaagatggaccaaatttgtcaccaaaaaagtcatttggttcaaccaaaatttcagttttacagaatgtcacttttggttataccgaatgacgatattttcaaacaatgctaacagactGATATCTAGCTGGCTAGCTAGTTAGCTTGCTAGCTAGATACCAAAAAAGGACAATcagacattttatatttagtacaagtttttaaaatattacaacattttccatgttttatagcggctgtaccgaatgacctgatgtttcaggacatgcgtaagagcaagtgaaaacatgaatttttcgaATAGTTTtgaagagagttagttactttatttcacgaccatgtggtcctttgcaggtgtctgaatgatgtcacaaccTGTCACATGGTATTGACtgcaaaatggtccctttatattggttactccgaatgacatcaatgatattaatttttccagacattctttcttataacaaagcaatgacttctacacataattttaataccattttgcattatgttgatatatgatgttataaaattatgccagaataaaaaatatatccatttattacatttttagatattttaatcacgaATGAAATGGCTgaattggcctttggacggttaaaccgaatgaccttttgacacttaaaaatctttaaaatacctttatatgtagcaaaatataataaaaacctttggattcaataaaagagatctagttgtactaccttacatactttggatgtcatatctgttttttattattattaaggcctttggacaaaaaaattacccgtcatgtcattgacccacaTTCAACTTCCCAATGATATGAATCTTCTTTTACTCTCTCCCTTCCTTGCTTTATTTATAACCGTTTATTCATAACTGTAttctcatccatccattcattcaacGCTTTGGTGCCCTCTGACTGATTGTGCCTCAGGTAGAAAATAAACCCTCACTCCGTTTTTTTCTACTGTCTCCGCCAACGGTTTTGGTGTTTCTCCTTGGTTTCTGCAGCTGCCTCTGCCTTGGCTTCCCTTCTCTCTGCCAAACTGCTGATCAAAGCCGGCAGGTCATCTGTGATGGCCTTCTCAATCTTCTCCAGCAGGCATCCTCCTGTCCAGCTGCAGTATGAGGAAAGGAGCTTGAAGCCGCTGGGAGGATTCACTCCAAAGAAGTCCTGGTATGCCTCCGGTTCTGGCAAGTCGAACTTGCTCACATTGGTCTTGGCCAGAATGGACTTGAAGATGTAGAATTTGTCAGGGTCACTGACGATATCATGGAAAACCTCCTGTGGGTCACTAAACCATCCCAACTTCTCATAATACGTCTGCAAATAGCGGTCGACCAGGAGGGCGTGGATGCGCACGCGGATACCGTGCTGGCGGATGAAGGCGATTTTGTTTTCCAGGCGGTTCTCAATGACCTGATTTAGGTCCTCCAACAAGGAGATCTCCTCACGTTTAAAAAGGTCTCTGTTGGTGTCAGGAGAGTAGTCCTGCGGCCAGAAGGAGCTCACGTAGACGCGTGGGGGTTCCGTCACGTTAATCAGGGGTGCCATGCTCCAGAAGAGGGCACCATATACGCGCATTAAGTCCTGGGTTGTCAGACTGTCAGCCTTGTTCAGAATGATACGGATCTGCGACTCGCGTCCCTTCATCTGTCTGAACAGCATTTCCAATTCTAATCCTACATCCAGTTTGGTTGGGTCAAACACCAGGAAGATGAGGTCAGCACGGTCGATAAACCACTGGCACACTTCGCTATAGGGGTACCCTAGAGGACAACAACAGAGTTTGTAAACGTGTACAAAGGCAGAATGTAATACTTTATCAATATAAAGTAGCTAGGCTATTTGTACTTATGTTTTCATCTTTGAATCTGATTTTTATTCAGAAAtggttctttaaaaaaaaaaacacacacacactggcctGCAGATGCTGAGGGAAAACCGCATGGTATTCAGTGGCCACTAGTGAATCTATGGCATGAAAACTAAAAGCGCAACCAGTGAAGTTGTCCTCAAGTCAATAATTTATACGAACTGGTTATTTTAGTAGGCTAAATCAAATGCATTCAGCACAACAACCCAGCAAACATTGGTCCGACGGCAACGTTGTGTCCCTGGTCAAAAATAGTCGTGGTAGGATGCATAAATCGGTAAAAATATGTAGGCATTTCCTAAAAATGCATTCAGATAAGTTTGTACATGTATACAATTCTCTGGGGTTGCATGTATAATTGTTACTTTGACTTTTAGCTATGAGTGGCTAATACGTACTTAATTAATAAGATAACATCTAAGACGTCCATTCGAATTTAattttggaactatttttcaGCCATGACAGGATGTGTCAGAGGGACGTCTTTTCAACAGTCATTAAACATCCAAATGTTtgctgggaagtgtagtccaATTCCCCAAATGGTGTATTCAAAATGGTCAATGTTTATGATAatatctttatttcttttttttatttatacattattattcTTTTACATGTTATTGATTTCTtgaatcatttatatatttcCTACTAAAATGCTCTGATATGTTTGAATATTTCCAAATGTAAGATCTTTGGTGTCTTTTCTGTGTTGCAAGATCGAATGGGTGTATTTTCCATCAGAAATGATTAAGTGATGTACCTTTGTATCAACACATGTCCGTTTCCATCTTTGCCGACATGTGATAATGCAAGATCTGCAGCATTCTCTTAAAGGTCTTAAAGGTGTTTTAACACCTTCTATATCTATTTTCATCTATCTTTGACATTTGACCAGTCACTCTGACCTAGTCGTTACACCACCTATGAACTATGAAAGAAATACACTACCGTTTAAGTTTGGGGTCTGTGACATGTTTTTGATTTTCAAAGTCtcatgttcaccaaggctgaacaaaaatacagtaaaaacagtaatactgtgaaatgttattacagtttaatatattttaaaatataatttattcctgtgatccaAAGTTGAacttttagcatcattactctagtcttcagtgtcacttgATCCTTTAAATATCAATCAATTTAATAtaatgatttgctgctcaagaaacatttattatcaatgttgacatttgtgttgcttaatatttttgtggaaaccatgataaaaaaaaaattcaggatTCTTATGGATAGAAACTTCAAAAGAACaggattattattttaaataataagattattatttaaacatatattttttataacattataaatgtcttcattAATGGAACCATTGAGGAAcagaaatgtttaaattattcaTGATTACAGTCCCTATTTCTAATAAGCCAGACTGTGTAACAATATTGAATTCCAGTTCAGAGGTGCATTTTGTCTGATTATCATCTCTCTTTATATTTCTTGTGTCTTTGTCAGTGCTGTCTTTTCACCTCTCTCTTGTTGTTTGCGGTTCTCAATGATTCCAGGTGTGTCCACAAATGTGACACGCTCAAGGAGTTTGTGCGGCATCTCGATTCCCACCAGCTTTTCCAGGAACCCCTGACCAAACTTCTCCAGTGGCGAGAAAGAACGGGAACTGTCCGCAGCCATAACAATGCCCTCAATGGTGCGAAACTTCTCACCGTGCATTAGGACAGTGTATTCTGAGGTTGTGGGCTCAGCCCCTGAGAAAGCAAAAGGGAGTGAGATGAAGGAGACGTACGTTGAACTAATATTTTCTTATATAACAGCTCATTTATTGTGGTTCTTTCATTGTACATTCATCCATTTAATGACCGATGTGTTACCAGTGTAAAGCTGCTGTGAAGTGTCATCGAGACCCAGAAGATAATTGATCATGGAAGACTTGCCAACGCTCCAAGGGCCAAGAAACAGGACCATGGGCTTAGAGTTGATCTCTGCATCTGAACAGTGTGAGGAAAGCAGACAGTTTAACTGAGGATAGGGCTTCattttgacacttttttttatggTAGTAAAGGAATGATGTTGTAAAACATTCATTTACCTGACACTTCATGCTGTCTGAGCTCATTGTATCTGTAGGCCTTCTCCAAGGGATTAATTGCAGAGTTGTAGACATGCTGCAGCTTCTTCAGAGCATCTATGAGAAGTAGAGTTGATTGAATGATGACAGGAAGGTATatagaaagaaataataataatagcagaATGAgcttgtttataatttttttatcattttgggGATTGATTTTAGTTATAGACATTGctacataaattatataaacagtCCAATGAAGATattaaatgagttaaatgaataaatatgatattaaattaattattgttGTTACCACATTGTGGTAAGTTCAATACATTCTTGAAACCGTAATAAGGAAGATATTGTTGAGCAAACAAAATTGTTTTGGTCAAGTTAAAATGTGATTGGTTAATGTAGAAATAACTGGCCTGATATATACTGTACAGCCCAGGAAGTAATActtttttacataa
This genomic stretch from Megalobrama amblycephala isolate DHTTF-2021 linkage group LG2, ASM1881202v1, whole genome shotgun sequence harbors:
- the LOC125263717 gene encoding sarcalumenin-like isoform X2; translation: MRPFLPFCCLLSLLALTTADAVGSETDPLVPLKLKSEGALFNCCDGTEDISQSSSNDTPAPNRPVCQPCGTGAHIDTAAEDVSSNEDEEDDIASEEKSEELSQEEASSEEIFEEEVHEEEAEVEIEASNEVEEEEVLEEAHEISEADSDVEAQMVIEESVEEEVVEEEEGLQTEDEAGEEEGISQSEEEVVEEEENEGGEEQVIEEEAEVVPQPEELLEQVEERSEEVAEEDDVEEEAVTEEEGAHEVEPEAFVNMVETEEAEELAGDDDVEEVVELAHEVTEELVEPTPEQIIIQEEIPAPAEEVTVEEVSDDIPAPKASAKVEKKKPSGRAARDRSHIEETLRLATAEPSREFVDALKKLQHVYNSAINPLEKAYRYNELRQHEVSDAEINSKPMVLFLGPWSVGKSSMINYLLGLDDTSQQLYTGAEPTTSEYTVLMHGEKFRTIEGIVMAADSSRSFSPLEKFGQGFLEKLVGIEMPHKLLERVTFVDTPGIIENRKQQERGYPYSEVCQWFIDRADLIFLVFDPTKLDVGLELEMLFRQMKGRESQIRIILNKADSLTTQDLMRVYGALFWSMAPLINVTEPPRVYVSSFWPQDYSPDTNRDLFKREEISLLEDLNQVIENRLENKIAFIRQHGIRVRIHALLVDRYLQTYYEKLGWFSDPQEVFHDIVSDPDKFYIFKSILAKTNVSKFDLPEPEAYQDFFGVNPPSGFKLLSSYCSWTGGCLLEKIEKAITDDLPALISSLAERREAKAEAAAETKEKHQNRWRRQ
- the LOC125263717 gene encoding sarcalumenin-like isoform X1, whose translation is MRPFLPFCCLLSLLALTTAADAVGSETDPLVPLKLKSEGALFNCCDGTEDISQSSSNDTPAPNRPVCQPCGTGAHIDTAAEDVSSNEDEEDDIASEEKSEELSQEEASSEEIFEEEVHEEEAEVEIEASNEVEEEEVLEEAHEISEADSDVEAQMVIEESVEEEVVEEEEGLQTEDEAGEEEGISQSEEEVVEEEENEGGEEQVIEEEAEVVPQPEELLEQVEERSEEVAEEDDVEEEAVTEEEGAHEVEPEAFVNMVETEEAEELAGDDDVEEVVELAHEVTEELVEPTPEQIIIQEEIPAPAEEVTVEEVSDDIPAPKASAKVEKKKPSGRAARDRSHIEETLRLATAEPSREFVDALKKLQHVYNSAINPLEKAYRYNELRQHEVSDAEINSKPMVLFLGPWSVGKSSMINYLLGLDDTSQQLYTGAEPTTSEYTVLMHGEKFRTIEGIVMAADSSRSFSPLEKFGQGFLEKLVGIEMPHKLLERVTFVDTPGIIENRKQQERGYPYSEVCQWFIDRADLIFLVFDPTKLDVGLELEMLFRQMKGRESQIRIILNKADSLTTQDLMRVYGALFWSMAPLINVTEPPRVYVSSFWPQDYSPDTNRDLFKREEISLLEDLNQVIENRLENKIAFIRQHGIRVRIHALLVDRYLQTYYEKLGWFSDPQEVFHDIVSDPDKFYIFKSILAKTNVSKFDLPEPEAYQDFFGVNPPSGFKLLSSYCSWTGGCLLEKIEKAITDDLPALISSLAERREAKAEAAAETKEKHQNRWRRQ